The window GAGCCACTTTCAAAACGTTTCAGTTTGGTCAAGCTCAAGGCGGGAGAAAATTTCAACCACAGGAATACATTAAGTATTTCGAGGATTGAAATTTGAGCCCAACGCTTAAGATCGGCCAAAATGGGGCGTTTTGAAACTGGCTCCTATGATTAAAACATTTTTATCAGCAAGATCCCGGCAACGGACATCTGCCGGGAAAAAAAGGAAAGATAAAAAGCACAGACATACCTTAACTGCGAGCTTTATATTTCTGGAAAATAAAAAAAAGCTTACCATACGCTTTCTCTCCAAAAAAAGTATTTCAGATTCAGCAATTTTTAAGGGTTTTGTTTATAATTTAACAGTCTTTATTCTTAAACAAAGTTCATCAAGCTGAGCTTTACTGGTTTCAGATGGTGCATTAGTTAGAAGGCATGACGCTTTCTGCGTTTTCGGGAAAGCAATTACATCCCGTATGGATGACCCGCCGCAAAGTATCATGATAAGTCTGTCGAAACCAAAAGCGATTCCGCCATGAGGAGGTGCTCCGGTTTCAAGGGCTGAAAGCAGAAACCCGAATTTTTCATTATATGATTCTGCGCTCATACCAAGAGTTTCGAAAACAGCTTCCTGTAGATTTTTCTGGTGAATACGTATGCTCCCACCCCCGATTTCAGAACCGTTTAATACAAGGTCATAGGCTCTTGAACGAACTGCAAGGGGATTTTCCTTTAAAAGTTCGTAGTCTTCCTCAAGCGGGGAAGTAAAAGGGTGGTGCATTGCCTGATATCTTTTTTCGGTTTCATCATATTCTATCATTGGAAACTGGGTAACCCATAAGAAATTGAATATGCTGTCATCGATAAGATTAAGCTTTTGGGCGATGTGGTTTCTTAAATGCCCAAGGGCATCATTTACTATTTTAGGCTGATCCGCTACAAAAAAAACAAGATCACCTGGTTCCATATCAATACGTTGTATAAGATCCTGTTTTTCTTCATCCGTAAAAAATTTTGCGATAGGAGATTGCCATCCGTCTTCTTTCACCTTTATCCAGGCAAGACCTTTTGCTTTGTAGACAGCAGCAAATGCAGTAAAATCATCTATATCTTTTCTGGAAAAATTAACGCAGCCTTTTGCATTTAATGCCTTGACTATCCCGCCTTTTTCAACAACAGATGCAAAAACCTTAAAGCCTGAAGTTTTTACTATATCCGAAATATCTTTAAGCTCAAGTTCGAAACGAAGATCCGGTTTATCAAGCCCGAAACGATCAATAGCTTCCTTATATGGGATTTTTAAAAAAGGAGTTTCTATATTTTTATCAAGTACGTCCTTAAAAATATTTTTTATCAAACCTTCGGCAAGCGCCATAATATCTTCTTCACCAATAAAACTCATCTCAATATCTATCTGAGTAAATTCAGGCTGGCGGTCGGCTCTTAAATCTTCGTCTCTGAAGCAGCGTACAATCTGGTAGTATTTGTCAAAACCTGAGATCATGAGAAGCTGTTTGAAAATCTGCGGAGATTGCGGAAGCGCATAAAACATGCCGGGACTTACACGGCTTGGAACAAGATAATCACGAGCGCCTTCAGGTGTGCTTTTAGTTAAAACCGGAGTTTCAATATCTATAAAGCCAAGTTCGTCTAAGTATTTTCTTACAGATGCCGAAGCTTTATGACGAAGGATCAAGTTTTTTTGAATATGAGGACGTCTTAAATCGATATATCTGTTTTTCAGGCGCACATTTTCAGAAACATCTATAGAGTCTTCAATAAGAAAAGGAGGGGTGCAAGCTTCATTTAAGATTTTAAGCTCGGATACAAAAACCTCAA is drawn from Pseudomonadota bacterium and contains these coding sequences:
- the aspS gene encoding aspartate--tRNA ligase; the encoded protein is MADILGKMRRTHNCCELNTADIGKEVVLMGWVQRRRDHGGVIFIDLRDREGLTQVVFNPDHESNTHAKAHEIRSEYVIGIRGKVEKRPEGMTNPNLKTGEIEVFVSELKILNEACTPPFLIEDSIDVSENVRLKNRYIDLRRPHIQKNLILRHKASASVRKYLDELGFIDIETPVLTKSTPEGARDYLVPSRVSPGMFYALPQSPQIFKQLLMISGFDKYYQIVRCFRDEDLRADRQPEFTQIDIEMSFIGEEDIMALAEGLIKNIFKDVLDKNIETPFLKIPYKEAIDRFGLDKPDLRFELELKDISDIVKTSGFKVFASVVEKGGIVKALNAKGCVNFSRKDIDDFTAFAAVYKAKGLAWIKVKEDGWQSPIAKFFTDEEKQDLIQRIDMEPGDLVFFVADQPKIVNDALGHLRNHIAQKLNLIDDSIFNFLWVTQFPMIEYDETEKRYQAMHHPFTSPLEEDYELLKENPLAVRSRAYDLVLNGSEIGGGSIRIHQKNLQEAVFETLGMSAESYNEKFGFLLSALETGAPPHGGIAFGFDRLIMILCGGSSIRDVIAFPKTQKASCLLTNAPSETSKAQLDELCLRIKTVKL